In Niallia sp. FSL W8-0635, one genomic interval encodes:
- a CDS encoding cell wall hydrolase yields the protein MKQLLFLAITITIVISSYIYIPSVAKAATTNTEETKNVSTRKFAVDKKEKVQASDESAKLTNNEKNLLARLVHAEAKGEPYAGKVAVADVVLNRVENKQFPDSVESVIYQKNAFQPVQNGSIQKKADKESRKAVEEALENGKENEELLYFYNPDTATSDWIFSRKVVKEIGNHAFSI from the coding sequence ATGAAACAGTTATTATTTTTAGCAATTACAATTACTATAGTTATTAGTTCTTATATATATATTCCATCCGTTGCTAAAGCAGCAACAACTAATACAGAAGAAACAAAAAATGTATCAACAAGAAAATTTGCTGTTGATAAGAAGGAAAAAGTACAAGCTTCTGATGAATCAGCAAAACTAACGAACAATGAAAAGAATTTACTGGCCCGTCTTGTTCATGCAGAAGCGAAGGGTGAGCCGTATGCTGGTAAAGTGGCAGTAGCTGATGTTGTATTAAATCGTGTGGAAAATAAACAGTTTCCTGATTCAGTAGAAAGTGTAATTTATCAAAAGAATGCCTTTCAACCTGTACAGAACGGTTCTATCCAAAAAAAAGCAGATAAAGAGTCACGTAAAGCAGTAGAAGAAGCGTTGGAAAATGGAAAAGAGAATGAAGAGCTTCTTTATTTTTATAACCCAGATACAGCAACAAGTGATTGGATTTTCTCAAGAAAAGTGGTTAAAGAGATCGGCAATCACGCGTTTTCTATATAA
- the rlmD gene encoding 23S rRNA (uracil(1939)-C(5))-methyltransferase RlmD, which yields MIVDIKNVDDKGAGQAVVWRENELGNKKKLKLTIPQTLPGERVKVIVDQPQRRHRKALPEEILDAHAERIGPECPHFEKCGGCVWQHWEYNGQLQQKTNHVKRVIEEQGFDSSLVKDTIGMDEPWRYRNKMEFTFATDGSLGLHEQGNFRKIISLETCLIAGKEMVEAALEVANWVKENELKGYNKDTHEGLLRHLMVRQSFATGEMMLALFATEAPDGSLKNAVDILVARITEKFPQVKSLMWLENTDWADRTQSEKSHTLAGRDFIYDEMDGYRFRVWFDTFFQTNPTQAQKLVDLAVEMAEPKKSENMIDLFCGVGTFSLPFASRVGKLVGIEIVESSIESAKRNAGDNGIDNATFLAQDARTGLAQVLETFGRPELLLLDPPRSGAGGKVMRRIGRSQPERIVYVSCNPDTFATDIKQLEPFGYTLKVVQPVDLFPHTVHVECCALLVRNN from the coding sequence ATGATTGTAGATATTAAGAATGTGGATGATAAAGGTGCTGGACAGGCTGTTGTTTGGCGCGAAAATGAATTAGGAAACAAGAAGAAATTAAAGCTAACGATTCCGCAAACATTACCTGGTGAAAGAGTAAAGGTAATAGTTGATCAGCCGCAAAGAAGACATAGAAAGGCATTGCCAGAAGAAATTCTTGATGCCCATGCGGAAAGAATTGGACCTGAGTGCCCTCATTTTGAAAAATGTGGCGGTTGTGTATGGCAGCATTGGGAATATAATGGACAATTACAACAAAAAACAAATCATGTGAAACGTGTAATTGAAGAGCAAGGATTTGATTCTAGCTTAGTGAAAGATACAATCGGTATGGACGAGCCTTGGAGATACCGTAATAAAATGGAATTTACATTTGCTACAGACGGTTCTCTTGGTTTACATGAGCAAGGAAACTTTAGAAAGATTATTTCTTTAGAAACTTGTCTTATTGCTGGAAAAGAAATGGTGGAAGCAGCACTTGAAGTAGCAAATTGGGTAAAAGAAAATGAATTAAAAGGCTATAACAAAGATACACATGAAGGGCTTCTTCGTCATTTAATGGTGAGACAGTCTTTTGCTACAGGTGAAATGATGTTGGCTTTATTTGCTACAGAAGCACCAGATGGATCTTTGAAAAATGCAGTGGACATTTTAGTTGCTCGCATTACAGAAAAGTTCCCACAAGTAAAAAGCCTTATGTGGTTAGAAAATACCGATTGGGCAGATCGTACGCAATCCGAGAAAAGTCATACATTAGCCGGCAGAGACTTTATCTATGATGAAATGGATGGCTATCGTTTCCGTGTTTGGTTTGATACATTCTTCCAAACGAACCCAACACAAGCACAAAAATTAGTTGATTTAGCTGTAGAAATGGCTGAACCAAAGAAATCAGAGAATATGATTGATCTTTTCTGTGGTGTTGGTACTTTCTCCCTTCCTTTTGCAAGCAGAGTTGGCAAGCTTGTCGGAATTGAAATTGTCGAAAGCTCGATTGAATCAGCCAAACGCAATGCTGGCGATAATGGCATCGATAATGCGACATTCTTAGCGCAAGATGCAAGAACTGGATTAGCACAAGTTTTAGAAACATTTGGCAGACCAGAGCTATTATTATTAGATCCACCTCGTTCTGGAGCAGGCGGAAAAGTAATGAGACGTATTGGACGATCTCAACCAGAACGAATCGTTTATGTATCTTGTAATCCAGATACATTTGCGACAGACATCAAACAGCTTGAGCCATTTGGCTATACATTAAAAGTAGTTCAACCAGTGGATTTATTCCCACATACAGTTCACGTTGAGTGCTGTGCATTATTAGTTCGTAATAATTAA
- a CDS encoding dihydrodipicolinate synthase family protein encodes MTELNRFKGIIPPVSSIVDKEGKLKQDEMAVLIDKLIEEKVNGLFFLGTGGEFSQMFVEERKAIAEFAVKYVGKRVPVLIGIGSTNTREAILLSQHAEQIGADGIVAINPYYWNLTEENLYHYFSDIAKSVELPVLLYNFPTLTGQDLTPDFVKELVLNHQNIVGIKETIDSIGHIREMIDTVKAVSPNFSVFCGFDDHLFNTLQLGGAGAITASANFAPQLSVGIYNAFLTGELEKAVSLQKQLSILPQLYKIDSPFVNVVKEASKQCGINISTEVLPPTRTLSEEKKQQVKEILKRANVLE; translated from the coding sequence ATGACCGAACTGAATCGTTTTAAAGGTATTATTCCGCCCGTTTCAAGTATTGTTGATAAAGAAGGAAAATTGAAACAAGATGAAATGGCGGTACTAATTGACAAACTAATAGAGGAAAAAGTAAACGGTTTATTCTTTTTAGGTACAGGTGGGGAATTTTCTCAGATGTTTGTAGAGGAAAGAAAAGCAATTGCTGAGTTTGCTGTTAAGTATGTAGGAAAAAGAGTTCCTGTATTAATTGGAATTGGCAGTACCAATACAAGGGAAGCAATTCTGCTCAGTCAACATGCGGAACAAATAGGTGCAGATGGTATTGTTGCCATTAATCCGTATTACTGGAATTTGACAGAAGAAAATTTATATCACTACTTTAGTGACATTGCGAAATCAGTAGAGCTGCCTGTTTTACTTTATAATTTTCCGACGCTTACAGGACAGGATTTAACACCTGATTTTGTGAAAGAACTAGTTTTAAACCATCAAAATATAGTTGGGATTAAAGAAACAATTGATTCAATCGGACATATTCGTGAAATGATTGATACGGTAAAAGCTGTAAGTCCGAACTTCTCTGTATTCTGCGGATTTGATGATCATTTATTTAATACTTTGCAGTTAGGTGGAGCAGGTGCAATTACGGCAAGTGCAAACTTTGCTCCTCAATTGTCCGTTGGCATATATAACGCTTTTTTAACAGGAGAATTGGAAAAGGCAGTCTCTCTGCAAAAGCAATTATCCATTTTGCCACAACTATATAAAATCGATAGCCCATTTGTAAATGTAGTGAAGGAAGCATCTAAACAATGTGGGATAAATATTTCAACCGAGGTTTTGCCTCCAACGAGAACATTAAGTGAAGAAAAGAAACAGCAAGTGAAAGAAATTTTAAAGCGTGCTAACGTTCTAGAATAG
- a CDS encoding DUF4825 domain-containing protein, giving the protein MRKTIRIFFFSLLVLLFLNGCNSNDVNDDLFEFKDSFVGDNSGIGNIVNQLPSSEYFKGFELQTKEEPYGMILNYEGIKGEEIEKKYKETAIYNATFIFALVQNAEWVTFYFDNNEYKITKEDLQNWYGKKLSDFTSEDELRKLTQEYLQDESKVNELFK; this is encoded by the coding sequence ATGAGAAAAACTATTAGAATTTTCTTCTTTTCCTTATTGGTATTACTCTTCTTAAATGGGTGTAATTCAAATGACGTGAATGATGATCTATTTGAATTTAAAGATTCGTTTGTCGGAGATAATAGTGGGATAGGAAACATTGTTAATCAATTACCAAGTAGTGAATATTTTAAGGGGTTTGAACTCCAAACGAAGGAAGAACCTTATGGAATGATTTTAAATTATGAAGGCATAAAAGGCGAAGAAATAGAAAAAAAGTATAAAGAAACGGCAATTTACAATGCTACATTTATATTTGCTTTAGTTCAAAACGCAGAGTGGGTTACGTTTTATTTCGATAACAACGAATATAAAATAACGAAAGAAGATTTACAGAATTGGTATGGGAAAAAATTGAGTGATTTTACGAGTGAAGATGAACTAAGAAAATTAACACAAGAATATTTACAAGATGAAAGTAAAGTAAACGAGTTATTCAAGTAA
- a CDS encoding IclR family transcriptional regulator produces the protein MPIIQSVERALQILDLFNDHTIELKITEISEQMGLHKSTVHSLLKTLQQSRYIDQNPENGKYRLGFKLVERGNLVINTLNIRQIANKYLVELALKTGQTCHLGILDGNAGVYIDKEEGANSVIRYSRIGRRIPLHCTAIGKLLLSYQNQEIIDSLLDGYLFTQATNRTITKKEDLLIELEKVRHNEYAVDDQENEVGVRCIAVPIINQHGQILAALSISTLVSRVSDDILDDYIQLLKKTGKELSEEMRYGVAMK, from the coding sequence ATGCCAATCATTCAATCTGTGGAACGTGCTCTTCAAATACTAGATTTATTTAACGATCACACAATAGAACTAAAAATCACGGAAATTAGTGAACAAATGGGACTTCATAAAAGTACTGTACATTCTTTATTAAAGACGCTTCAACAATCGAGGTATATTGATCAAAATCCAGAAAACGGAAAATACCGCTTAGGCTTTAAGCTAGTAGAAAGAGGAAATTTAGTTATTAACACATTAAATATTAGGCAAATAGCCAATAAATATCTTGTCGAGTTGGCGCTTAAAACAGGACAAACATGTCATCTTGGGATTCTAGATGGCAATGCAGGTGTGTATATTGACAAAGAAGAAGGAGCTAATTCTGTGATTCGATATTCACGGATAGGACGAAGAATTCCCCTTCATTGTACAGCAATCGGAAAATTACTGTTATCTTATCAAAATCAAGAAATAATCGATTCACTACTTGACGGCTATCTGTTTACACAGGCTACAAACCGAACTATTACAAAGAAAGAAGATTTACTTATTGAATTAGAAAAGGTTCGTCATAATGAGTATGCTGTGGATGACCAAGAAAACGAAGTAGGTGTCCGCTGTATTGCTGTACCAATTATTAATCAGCATGGACAAATATTAGCCGCACTTAGCATCTCTACATTAGTTTCAAGAGTAAGTGATGATATCCTTGATGACTATATACAGCTATTGAAAAAGACCGGAAAAGAGTTATCAGAAGAAATGCGGTATGGGGTTGCGATGAAATAA
- a CDS encoding YjhG/YagF family D-xylonate dehydratase, translating to MTLPFIYDKEDPSLYEVRTSAKGPTGTLPLTAQMLEDSPSGDLFGLSQNVGMGWKPKDLLGTEVLILGTKGGIRDHNGEPIALGYHTGHWEVDILMAEAAEEIREHKGVPFAGFVSDPCDGRSQGTLGMFDSFPYRNDAAIVYRRLIRSLPTREAVIGVATCDKGLPAMMIALSSMHDLPTIIVPGGVTLPPTIGEDAGKIQTIGARFANKEITLKEAAELGCVACATPGGGCQFLGTAATSQVVAEALGIAITHSALAPSGQKIWAEMARQSARAVLEMERNHITTKDIITDKAIENAMVVHAAFGGSTNLLLHIPALAHAAKCHIPTVDDWARINRKMPRLVSVLPNGPDHHPTVRIFLAGGVPEVMLHLRKLGLLHEDVLTVTGHTLGENLDWWEKSERRTLLRKRLLEVDGVNPDQVIMDPDTAKARGLTPTITFPKGNIAPEGSVIKSTSIDRSVVGEDGIYRHTGVAKVFTSEKSAITAIKTGGIEAGDVMVVMGGGPSGTGMEETYQLTSALKYLPFGKHVSLITDARFSGVSTGACIGHIGPEALSDGPIGKLRNGDVIEIIVDCVNLIGSVDFVGTKDQRLSKEEATSVLETREAHPDLKPDPHLPDDTRLWAALQAVSGGTWRGSVYDVDRIIEVLEAGKKALAKEEGSFSR from the coding sequence ATGACATTACCATTTATTTACGATAAGGAGGATCCATCCCTTTATGAAGTAAGAACCAGTGCAAAGGGTCCTACTGGAACACTGCCACTTACTGCGCAAATGCTGGAGGATTCGCCAAGTGGGGATTTATTCGGACTTAGTCAAAATGTAGGGATGGGATGGAAACCAAAAGATTTGTTAGGAACAGAAGTCCTTATTCTAGGGACAAAAGGTGGCATACGAGACCATAACGGGGAGCCAATCGCATTAGGCTACCATACAGGTCATTGGGAAGTTGATATCTTAATGGCAGAGGCAGCAGAAGAAATTCGGGAGCATAAAGGAGTACCATTTGCAGGATTTGTTAGTGATCCTTGTGATGGACGTTCTCAAGGAACACTAGGAATGTTTGATTCATTTCCGTATCGCAATGATGCTGCTATCGTTTATCGTCGTTTAATCCGATCACTACCAACTCGTGAAGCAGTAATAGGTGTTGCAACATGTGATAAGGGACTTCCGGCTATGATGATTGCGCTAAGCTCTATGCATGATTTACCAACTATTATTGTACCAGGTGGGGTTACATTGCCACCAACAATTGGGGAAGATGCAGGGAAAATCCAAACAATAGGTGCACGATTTGCCAATAAAGAAATTACCTTGAAAGAAGCAGCAGAGCTTGGCTGTGTCGCATGTGCAACACCAGGAGGCGGATGTCAATTTCTTGGTACAGCTGCAACTTCTCAAGTTGTTGCAGAAGCATTAGGAATTGCCATTACTCATTCTGCGCTTGCACCTTCTGGACAAAAGATTTGGGCAGAAATGGCAAGACAATCAGCACGAGCTGTTTTAGAAATGGAAAGAAATCATATCACAACAAAAGATATTATTACAGACAAGGCGATTGAAAATGCAATGGTCGTTCATGCTGCTTTTGGTGGTTCTACGAATCTTTTATTACATATTCCAGCGCTTGCACATGCTGCCAAATGTCATATACCAACTGTGGATGATTGGGCAAGAATTAATCGCAAAATGCCGCGTTTGGTTAGTGTATTGCCTAATGGGCCAGATCACCATCCGACAGTACGGATTTTTCTTGCTGGCGGTGTACCAGAAGTAATGCTTCATTTAAGGAAATTAGGGCTTTTACACGAAGATGTTCTTACTGTAACCGGTCACACTTTAGGAGAAAACTTAGATTGGTGGGAAAAATCCGAACGAAGAACGTTATTAAGAAAGCGTTTGTTAGAAGTGGATGGAGTCAATCCAGACCAAGTAATTATGGATCCTGACACAGCAAAAGCAAGAGGTCTTACTCCAACAATTACCTTTCCTAAAGGGAATATTGCTCCTGAAGGATCTGTCATCAAATCAACTTCTATCGATCGATCTGTAGTAGGAGAAGATGGCATTTATAGACATACAGGAGTAGCAAAGGTATTTACATCTGAGAAATCTGCTATTACTGCTATAAAAACTGGTGGAATAGAAGCAGGAGATGTAATGGTTGTAATGGGAGGTGGACCATCTGGAACAGGCATGGAAGAAACCTATCAATTAACATCTGCACTGAAATATTTACCTTTTGGCAAACATGTATCCTTGATTACAGATGCCCGTTTTTCAGGTGTTTCAACGGGAGCTTGCATCGGTCACATTGGACCAGAAGCATTGAGCGATGGACCAATCGGAAAGCTACGGAATGGAGATGTAATCGAAATTATTGTTGATTGTGTAAACTTGATAGGCTCTGTTGATTTTGTTGGCACAAAAGATCAACGATTATCAAAAGAAGAGGCTACATCCGTTTTAGAAACGAGGGAAGCCCATCCAGATCTTAAACCAGATCCTCATTTGCCAGATGATACTAGACTTTGGGCTGCTCTACAAGCAGTTAGTGGGGGTACTTGGCGAGGAAGTGTCTATGATGTCGATCGAATTATTGAAGTATTGGAAGCAGGCAAAAAAGCATTAGCGAAAGAAGAAGGTTCCTTCTCTAGATAG
- a CDS encoding MFS transporter: MSTNLQREEVTPTQATPAGEKISLLERIGYGSGDLASNFIWQAMSIFIVYYFTDVIGIAAGIIGSIMLFSRVFDGVTDVLMGYVIDKTKSKHGKARPWLLWLAIPFAISAVLLFTVPDVSTVWQVVYITITYNLVCLVYTGLNVPYGTLNSLITQDQYQRSVLNVFRMSLALIGSLIVSNLTLPLANVFGGGQFGWIVTFLIFGSIGSSLFYFCFKSTTERVKPASKEQQQNPVKLKDSIRTLGKNKYWALVTAFIFMTYIFNALNSGAVIYFAQYILDNTLLVGLVTTAYTVFILLGMVIVAPITKRFGKRNAIIVGEVITLIGYLIMLIDITNIALIVTGTIIRGIGKAPINGSMFAMLGDTIEYGEWKTGIRNEGMVYSGGSMGIKIGSGLGTAVIGWVLAFGGYVGGGGTQTSAALLSIQSLFIYIPMAITVFLIILMLFYRLDKIYPRIISDLKARSAN, translated from the coding sequence ATGTCGACCAATTTGCAAAGAGAAGAGGTTACTCCTACACAAGCTACACCAGCAGGAGAAAAGATAAGCTTATTAGAAAGAATAGGTTATGGTTCTGGTGATTTAGCTAGTAATTTTATCTGGCAAGCAATGAGCATTTTTATCGTTTATTACTTTACAGATGTTATTGGTATTGCGGCAGGAATTATCGGATCCATCATGTTATTCTCCCGCGTTTTTGATGGTGTTACAGATGTATTGATGGGCTATGTCATTGATAAGACGAAATCGAAGCATGGTAAGGCGAGGCCTTGGCTATTATGGCTAGCGATTCCATTTGCCATCTCAGCTGTATTATTGTTCACTGTTCCTGATGTTAGCACAGTCTGGCAAGTTGTTTATATTACCATTACGTATAATTTAGTTTGTCTTGTGTATACAGGCTTAAATGTACCATATGGAACGTTAAATTCCTTAATCACACAAGATCAATATCAAAGATCCGTTTTAAATGTATTTCGCATGAGTCTGGCGTTAATCGGATCACTAATTGTTAGTAATTTAACGCTTCCACTTGCAAATGTCTTTGGTGGAGGGCAATTTGGATGGATTGTAACATTCTTAATTTTTGGATCGATTGGAAGTAGTCTTTTCTACTTTTGTTTCAAATCAACAACAGAAAGAGTAAAGCCTGCTAGCAAAGAACAGCAACAGAATCCTGTAAAACTAAAAGACAGCATAAGAACACTAGGTAAAAATAAATATTGGGCACTTGTGACGGCTTTCATCTTTATGACCTATATTTTCAACGCCTTAAATTCTGGTGCAGTAATTTATTTTGCACAATATATTTTAGATAATACCCTTCTAGTTGGGCTTGTAACAACAGCTTATACAGTTTTTATCCTTTTAGGAATGGTCATTGTAGCACCAATTACGAAAAGATTTGGAAAAAGAAATGCCATTATTGTTGGGGAAGTAATTACGTTAATTGGTTATCTCATTATGCTCATTGATATTACCAATATAGCTCTAATTGTAACCGGTACTATTATTAGAGGAATCGGAAAAGCACCGATTAATGGAAGCATGTTTGCGATGCTAGGTGATACGATTGAGTATGGAGAATGGAAAACAGGAATTCGAAATGAAGGAATGGTATATAGCGGAGGAAGTATGGGTATCAAAATCGGTAGTGGATTAGGTACCGCTGTTATAGGCTGGGTATTGGCATTTGGTGGATATGTTGGCGGTGGAGGCACGCAAACGAGTGCAGCATTACTTTCCATCCAATCATTATTTATTTACATCCCAATGGCTATTACTGTTTTCTTGATTATCCTCATGCTTTTCTATCGTTTAGATAAAATATATCCTCGCATTATCAGTGATCTAAAAGCTAGAAGTGCGAACTAA